One window from the genome of Phycisphaerales bacterium encodes:
- a CDS encoding tryptophan 7-halogenase encodes MVKQQHLEFDVVVIGGSVAGAGAAHILRQRDPEIRVLVVEQSEVFTRKVGEATVEVGAYFLGRGLGLIDYLNDEHLIKQGLRFYFNNDDVTNLGNSGELGGKFLSRVPSYLVDRAKLDEEVLCRASKLGVTVWRPASVKSVDLKEGGPNRVIVSVGEEQREVQCRWVIDASGVAAFIGRKRGWIKTNEEHPLMAVWGRFKDVEDLDGLSLSNEFPDWNSETASHRGLATTHVMGDGWWSWFIRLKGGDTSVGIVMDQRLASLPDEGRLVDRMRGMLDTHPVAKRLLLNAKPIKDDVHLRKNIAYTSDCYAEDGLAIVGDAAGFIDPFYSMGLDWTAFTVVGAVELVLSQRRGESLSTQIESHNKCMHQCSRRWFKAIYRDKYEYLGEFDLLRSVVLMDLGLYYLGVASIPYINGTKSLGKGLYTRRTAVPFYYLMSFYNKRFASIARSRRERGVLGRRNAGRRYLFDSFTFSVWSARLVFISLLRWGLLELTEGWRTWFRSPRLKSRRQEKESKVRLDNLSEII; translated from the coding sequence ATGGTGAAGCAACAGCACCTCGAATTCGATGTAGTTGTGATTGGCGGTTCAGTCGCCGGCGCTGGTGCTGCTCACATATTAAGGCAGCGTGATCCTGAAATCCGAGTACTTGTAGTTGAGCAAAGTGAAGTGTTTACTCGCAAAGTAGGGGAGGCGACCGTTGAGGTAGGCGCCTATTTTCTTGGTCGCGGCCTGGGATTGATTGACTATCTCAATGATGAGCATCTCATCAAACAAGGCTTGCGGTTCTACTTTAATAATGATGACGTAACAAATCTCGGTAATTCTGGAGAACTTGGCGGCAAGTTTCTCTCTCGCGTGCCTTCTTATCTGGTAGACCGAGCAAAACTTGATGAAGAGGTATTGTGTCGGGCTTCAAAACTTGGCGTGACGGTTTGGCGGCCGGCTTCGGTGAAGTCTGTTGATTTGAAAGAGGGTGGCCCCAATCGCGTTATCGTTTCAGTTGGCGAAGAACAACGTGAAGTGCAATGCCGCTGGGTCATTGATGCTTCAGGTGTTGCGGCTTTCATAGGCCGGAAGCGTGGCTGGATTAAGACGAACGAAGAGCATCCGTTAATGGCAGTTTGGGGACGTTTTAAAGATGTTGAAGATCTTGATGGTCTTTCACTTTCAAATGAATTTCCAGATTGGAATAGTGAAACAGCTTCTCATCGCGGCTTAGCCACGACGCATGTGATGGGAGATGGTTGGTGGAGTTGGTTTATTCGGCTCAAGGGTGGTGATACGAGCGTGGGCATTGTCATGGATCAGCGTCTGGCAAGCTTGCCAGATGAGGGGCGGCTGGTTGATCGAATGCGAGGCATGTTGGATACACATCCGGTCGCGAAAAGATTGTTATTGAATGCAAAGCCAATTAAAGATGATGTGCATTTGCGAAAGAACATCGCTTATACCAGTGATTGTTATGCCGAAGATGGTCTGGCAATTGTTGGTGATGCGGCCGGATTTATCGACCCCTTCTATAGTATGGGGCTTGATTGGACGGCATTTACTGTTGTAGGCGCTGTTGAGTTAGTGTTGTCACAGCGTAGGGGTGAGTCGTTATCGACTCAGATTGAATCGCATAACAAATGTATGCATCAATGCTCGCGTCGCTGGTTCAAAGCTATTTACCGTGATAAGTATGAATATCTTGGCGAATTTGATTTGCTGCGCAGCGTAGTGTTAATGGATTTAGGGCTTTATTATCTTGGGGTTGCTTCGATTCCCTACATCAATGGGACGAAATCCTTGGGTAAGGGGCTCTATACGCGACGAACTGCAGTGCCTTTTTATTATCTCATGAGCTTTTACAATAAAAGATTCGCATCGATCGCAAGATCTCGTCGCGAGCGTGGTGTTCTGGGAAGGCGTAACGCAGGGCGTCGTTATTTGTTTGATAGTTTCACGTTTTCTGTATGGAGCGCACGTCTCGTATTTATATCACTTTTGAGGTGGGGACTATTAGAGCTGACGGAGGGGTGGAGAACGTGGTTCAGAAGCCCTCGGTTAAAATCAAGGCGGCAAGAAAAAGAGTCAAAAGTGCGGCTTGATAATCTAAGTGAGATCATTTAG
- a CDS encoding glycosyltransferase family 87 protein, with protein sequence MTSPNIARNPENKPLPFTHQRDVYAAWLLWLGFFVGICIKQIASDHQRTVTAAFHYGSAKWIEGGDIYTEGLHGFLYLPHAALVYTPFHVLPNTPSELLWRLFCIGLFAIGLRQIAITAGKTAKVQMFPIMTFLTIPIALAAMGNGQMTLPMTGAMMIGISVLAESKHWWAVFWLCLAVALKPLAIVLLLLAWALRPALWWRMPIGILILLAIPWLFQSPTYVLEAYQGFVDKAMTAGSPEGTMAFSDLFGMFRAWGYEATTSLGLGIRFLFAILTLAFAYYIFRTYGSLYGIVMLFVLSVTYLMLFNPRTENNTYAAFAPAIAMVGAWAFLVGRRSALGFLVIIMVFLMALNYEITKHITPGREVWMIPLLTTIFAIYLLWALLVGPAPWQERRPVTSMSSGQ encoded by the coding sequence ATGACTTCTCCTAATATCGCACGCAATCCCGAAAATAAACCACTGCCATTCACGCATCAGCGTGATGTCTATGCCGCCTGGCTCCTTTGGCTCGGTTTTTTTGTGGGCATATGTATAAAACAAATTGCGAGTGATCATCAACGCACTGTGACCGCCGCTTTTCATTATGGGTCTGCTAAATGGATTGAAGGTGGTGACATTTATACAGAAGGCTTGCATGGCTTTCTCTATCTACCACATGCAGCACTCGTGTATACACCATTTCACGTACTACCAAATACGCCAAGCGAACTACTTTGGCGGCTCTTTTGTATTGGACTGTTTGCCATAGGCCTCCGACAAATAGCAATCACTGCCGGCAAGACCGCCAAAGTGCAGATGTTTCCAATTATGACTTTTCTTACAATCCCAATTGCCCTAGCAGCAATGGGCAATGGCCAAATGACACTACCAATGACAGGCGCCATGATGATTGGCATCAGTGTCCTGGCAGAATCGAAGCACTGGTGGGCTGTTTTCTGGCTCTGCCTGGCAGTGGCCCTCAAACCACTCGCGATCGTGCTTCTGCTATTGGCATGGGCACTTCGGCCAGCACTTTGGTGGCGTATGCCAATCGGCATTTTGATTCTGTTGGCGATCCCCTGGCTCTTCCAGAGCCCGACTTATGTTCTTGAGGCCTATCAAGGATTTGTCGACAAAGCCATGACCGCCGGAAGTCCCGAGGGGACGATGGCTTTTAGTGATCTCTTTGGCATGTTTCGAGCATGGGGATATGAAGCGACGACCAGTCTGGGGCTCGGCATACGATTCCTGTTTGCAATTTTAACCCTTGCCTTCGCTTACTACATTTTTCGTACCTATGGCTCGCTCTATGGAATTGTCATGCTCTTTGTGCTTTCCGTGACCTATCTCATGCTCTTTAACCCTCGCACCGAAAATAACACCTACGCAGCCTTTGCTCCGGCAATCGCAATGGTTGGAGCCTGGGCATTCTTAGTTGGCAGACGATCAGCTCTGGGCTTCCTTGTCATTATTATGGTCTTTCTGATGGCGCTGAATTATGAGATAACCAAACATATAACACCAGGCCGTGAAGTTTGGATGATCCCATTACTCACAACGATTTTTGCCATTTATCTCTTGTGGGCACTACTTGTAGGGCCAGCACCTTGGCAAGAGCGGCGCCCAGTCACTTCGATGAGCTCGGGTCAGTAG
- a CDS encoding glycosyltransferase yields the protein MDIILPLYNSEVLASKVVSTVFSYLDEHENDRAFFVDDGSSDKTAEIVENLIRDDCRVSLIVQPYNQGKGAAIHRGAIACTSEHICFVDGDLAYSLDHLDELRKSLQTFDVVIGSRYLTKNAQKNITPIRRIMGATFNLYVRTMLRLPFRDTQAGLKGFQRAVAQDLFTKQRLQRFAFDAELLYLARSKGYSITEILATVSDEHSYNNSSVQLLKDPIKMFWSVLRIRFNKLVGRYGSAHITKL from the coding sequence ATGGATATCATCCTACCCCTTTACAACTCGGAAGTTCTAGCGAGCAAGGTTGTAAGCACTGTTTTTTCGTATTTAGATGAGCACGAAAACGATCGTGCTTTTTTTGTTGATGATGGCTCAAGCGATAAAACAGCAGAAATTGTTGAAAACTTGATTCGAGATGACTGTCGAGTGAGCCTGATTGTTCAGCCCTATAATCAAGGTAAAGGTGCGGCGATCCACCGAGGTGCTATCGCTTGCACGAGTGAGCACATCTGTTTTGTAGATGGCGATTTAGCTTACAGCCTTGATCACCTTGACGAGCTTCGTAAAAGCCTTCAAACATTCGATGTTGTTATTGGGTCCCGCTATCTCACGAAGAACGCTCAAAAAAATATTACGCCGATACGCCGCATTATGGGCGCTACGTTTAACCTCTATGTAAGGACAATGCTTAGATTGCCTTTCCGAGACACACAAGCGGGCCTCAAGGGATTTCAGCGAGCTGTAGCACAAGACTTGTTTACAAAACAACGGCTTCAACGATTCGCGTTCGATGCGGAGCTTTTGTATCTCGCCAGGTCTAAGGGATATAGCATTACTGAGATTTTAGCGACTGTTTCAGACGAACACTCTTACAATAACTCATCCGTCCAATTACTCAAAGATCCAATAAAAATGTTTTGGTCTGTTCTACGTATACGCTTCAACAAACTAGTAGGTCGGTATGGATCCGCTCATATTACTAAGCTTTGA
- a CDS encoding response regulator: MRGRPIALQMLLVTIVTAVVLGLLLGTVVKELELSTLQKQLQRSSASTVAAVAAAAAGAIVSEDVPVLQTVAKEVLESQASIHQIIIENESGRLLAESRALDVPMEQSALVYSESVVYMGETFGSIQISWNMDQAMDQIAGYAWRAGVISALGVLVVSLILLLVVRRIVVQPMQLIAKRVSAIEHDKVPPKFKGEPAIELVVLNDAVDHLAEMIDALRGAERQYRQLFSNDITGNFISTPEGEIIDCNPAFIRMYGLASLEDAKQRGGLQLWGSSRGREKVIESLKEHGRLYHQEIQVQRVDGTLLFGLQNLVGICAENGELSQVQGYVMDVTEHHNVELQLRQAERMNALGRLAGGIAHDFNNSLTVILGHCELLLHQYSGNKDLAERLTAIRESVRRSASLTEQLRVLSHQERGESFVSDASDVLEEVLSMLHRIFGSGIDLEVNVDPNLGGMKIGAGSLESVVLNLVNNARDAMPDGGVISVSATLVELEDRESHWSIHWFDALPGPYVKISVVDSGCGMDEETVSQVFEPFFTTKHFSKGTGLGLSSVFGMVRRSGGGIEFQSSLGQGTRVDVWIPQIIETSVEVESVDDLDPEELQPAKTRSILVVDDESAIRALMHAVLEGAGHDIYEAADGYEAMACLGDNPEISVLISDLTMPGMSGKELITKARKLRPHLKVVAISGYVNSTDQTLTLPDGPVRSLCKPFGTSDLLESVASLFKH, translated from the coding sequence ATGCGTGGACGGCCAATTGCCTTGCAGATGTTACTGGTGACTATTGTCACAGCAGTTGTGCTTGGCTTGTTGCTTGGTACCGTTGTAAAAGAGTTGGAGTTATCGACGCTTCAAAAGCAGCTTCAGAGAAGCTCTGCATCAACCGTTGCGGCAGTGGCGGCAGCAGCCGCAGGTGCAATTGTGTCAGAAGATGTGCCGGTGCTGCAGACAGTTGCAAAGGAAGTACTTGAGTCACAGGCCAGTATTCATCAAATTATTATTGAGAATGAATCAGGCAGGTTGTTAGCAGAATCACGTGCTTTAGATGTGCCGATGGAGCAGTCAGCATTAGTTTATTCAGAGAGTGTCGTCTATATGGGCGAGACCTTTGGATCAATTCAGATTTCCTGGAATATGGATCAGGCGATGGATCAGATTGCTGGTTATGCCTGGCGAGCTGGTGTGATTAGCGCGTTAGGTGTATTGGTTGTATCACTCATACTCCTCTTAGTGGTGCGTCGCATTGTTGTTCAACCAATGCAATTGATTGCAAAAAGAGTTTCGGCAATTGAACACGATAAGGTTCCACCCAAGTTTAAGGGGGAGCCGGCTATAGAGCTTGTGGTCTTGAATGATGCAGTTGACCATCTCGCCGAGATGATTGACGCGTTACGGGGTGCGGAAAGGCAATATCGACAATTATTTAGTAATGACATTACTGGCAATTTTATCTCTACGCCTGAGGGAGAGATTATCGACTGTAATCCAGCATTTATTCGCATGTATGGACTTGCATCTTTAGAAGATGCAAAGCAGCGAGGTGGGCTACAGCTTTGGGGTTCATCGCGGGGGCGAGAGAAAGTTATCGAATCGCTTAAAGAACACGGACGACTCTATCATCAGGAGATCCAAGTTCAGCGAGTTGATGGAACATTGTTATTTGGACTGCAAAATCTGGTTGGTATCTGTGCGGAGAATGGGGAATTATCACAGGTCCAGGGTTATGTAATGGATGTCACTGAGCATCACAATGTCGAATTGCAGTTGCGACAAGCGGAACGGATGAACGCCTTAGGCCGATTAGCTGGTGGTATCGCTCATGATTTTAATAATTCGCTCACAGTGATCTTAGGACATTGTGAGCTCTTGCTACATCAGTATTCAGGAAATAAAGATCTTGCTGAAAGGCTGACGGCTATTCGCGAGTCTGTTCGTAGATCAGCTTCTCTAACGGAGCAACTTCGGGTTCTCAGTCACCAAGAACGCGGCGAGTCATTTGTATCAGATGCGAGCGATGTTCTCGAAGAAGTGCTTTCGATGCTCCATCGGATCTTTGGTTCAGGTATTGACTTAGAGGTCAATGTGGATCCGAATCTGGGTGGCATGAAAATTGGAGCTGGTTCGCTTGAGTCTGTTGTGTTAAATCTGGTAAACAATGCTCGCGATGCAATGCCAGATGGCGGCGTGATCTCTGTCAGCGCTACGCTTGTTGAGCTGGAGGATAGGGAGTCGCATTGGTCAATTCATTGGTTCGATGCATTGCCAGGACCTTACGTGAAAATATCGGTTGTTGACTCTGGCTGTGGTATGGATGAGGAGACAGTGAGCCAGGTATTTGAGCCATTTTTCACAACCAAGCATTTTTCAAAAGGAACTGGTTTAGGGTTGTCATCTGTTTTCGGTATGGTCCGACGATCGGGTGGTGGTATTGAGTTCCAAAGTTCTCTTGGGCAGGGGACACGAGTTGATGTATGGATTCCACAGATAATAGAAACAAGTGTTGAAGTTGAATCCGTAGATGATCTTGATCCAGAAGAATTACAGCCAGCGAAAACGAGAAGCATATTGGTGGTCGATGACGAGAGCGCTATTCGGGCGCTCATGCACGCGGTGCTTGAGGGTGCGGGGCATGATATTTATGAAGCTGCTGATGGGTATGAAGCGATGGCGTGTCTCGGAGACAATCCTGAAATATCCGTGCTTATTTCTGATCTCACCATGCCTGGGATGAGTGGTAAAGAGCTTATTACTAAAGCTCGAAAGCTACGGCCTCACCTTAAGGTTGTGGCTATATCTGGTTACGTAAATTCCACAGATCAAACACTCACTTTGCCAGATGGTCCGGTGCGGTCGCTTTGTAAACCATTTGGAACAAGCGACCTTCTAGAAAGTGTAGCTAGCCTCTTTAAACATTGA
- a CDS encoding polysaccharide deacetylase family protein: protein MDPLILLSFDIEEFDAPFEFQHPISEEDQIAVSTEGHCRILSLLERHNIPATFFTTAFFALQESTLIASTAEQHEIASHAYNHSEFEDTDLVQSRRVLQRISNQPINGYRSPRMGPVDQELLTHAGYLYNSSDNPIWLPGRYNNFTSPRTANFNGDLLNIPASASPILRIPLFWLAFRHLPMWLIRMTAKRVLQHDGYVVLYFHPWEFVELKNWGLPWLMHHGSGDKLLNKLDHFVSWIGKHGRFGTFTELDRRMRSQDRT from the coding sequence ATGGATCCGCTCATATTACTAAGCTTTGATATTGAAGAGTTTGATGCGCCGTTTGAATTCCAGCACCCGATCTCAGAAGAAGATCAGATTGCTGTTTCGACTGAGGGCCACTGCCGAATACTTTCTTTACTTGAACGACACAACATTCCTGCCACCTTTTTTACCACTGCTTTTTTTGCTCTCCAGGAATCAACACTGATTGCATCCACTGCTGAACAGCATGAGATTGCTTCCCACGCCTACAACCACAGCGAGTTTGAAGACACCGATCTCGTACAGTCACGGCGCGTTCTACAGCGAATTTCTAACCAACCAATTAATGGCTACCGCAGCCCACGCATGGGCCCAGTTGACCAAGAGCTACTAACACACGCAGGCTATCTATATAACTCATCAGATAACCCTATTTGGCTTCCTGGCCGGTACAACAATTTTACCTCGCCACGAACGGCGAACTTTAATGGTGACCTACTAAATATTCCTGCCTCGGCATCACCTATCCTTCGCATTCCTTTATTCTGGCTTGCATTCCGACACCTTCCAATGTGGCTTATCCGGATGACCGCAAAACGAGTTTTACAGCATGATGGCTATGTGGTTCTTTACTTCCATCCTTGGGAATTTGTAGAACTAAAAAACTGGGGGCTCCCCTGGCTAATGCATCATGGAAGCGGCGACAAGCTTCTCAACAAACTTGATCATTTTGTGAGCTGGATAGGAAAACATGGACGCTTTGGAACTTTTACTGAGTTAGACCGCCGAATGCGATCTCAGGACCGAACATGA
- a CDS encoding VTT domain-containing protein — MVNSETRPESSEKATTAQQPTSLTGTILQIAKEAGPASILAVLWVILPATAGFWLLFALSPVSSFLDSLGPAGFILFILVFMLTSGIGLLPTYAQAVLAGWIWGITWGSLGSIAGFTGGAIIGYGISRLVARRRIDTLIERYPKARVIRKALIGRGNWRTFGLVTLLRIPPNAPFAVSNLVMSSCGVRLVPYVCGTILGMLPRSVVFVTFAALASQATTSSTGEEVRDIQDFIKSGPGLGVFLVGAAVLIISLLIIARISQRALEHVVEQGET; from the coding sequence ATGGTTAATTCGGAGACAAGACCCGAGTCTTCAGAGAAGGCGACCACTGCGCAGCAACCCACATCGCTGACTGGAACGATTCTACAGATCGCAAAGGAAGCAGGACCAGCCAGCATTCTTGCCGTGCTCTGGGTCATCCTTCCTGCAACCGCTGGATTTTGGCTGCTCTTTGCCTTGTCACCAGTCTCCAGTTTTCTTGATTCACTGGGCCCAGCGGGGTTCATTCTCTTTATCTTGGTCTTTATGCTCACCTCGGGCATTGGACTCTTACCAACATATGCTCAAGCGGTACTTGCTGGTTGGATTTGGGGTATCACCTGGGGCTCACTTGGATCGATAGCGGGCTTTACCGGCGGGGCCATTATCGGCTACGGCATCAGCCGACTCGTCGCCAGACGGCGTATTGATACCCTTATCGAGAGATACCCAAAAGCGAGGGTAATACGAAAGGCCCTCATTGGTCGCGGAAACTGGCGTACCTTTGGGCTTGTCACACTCTTAAGAATTCCGCCAAATGCACCTTTTGCCGTGAGCAACCTCGTCATGTCATCATGTGGGGTTCGACTCGTACCCTATGTGTGTGGCACAATTCTGGGTATGCTTCCCCGCTCAGTTGTCTTTGTGACCTTCGCGGCACTCGCCTCTCAGGCAACAACCTCTTCAACTGGTGAAGAAGTCCGTGACATCCAAGATTTTATTAAGAGTGGCCCCGGCCTGGGCGTCTTTTTAGTCGGAGCAGCTGTCTTGATTATCTCACTACTCATCATTGCCCGGATTTCACAACGAGCGCTTGAACATGTGGTGGAACAAGGAGAAACATAG
- a CDS encoding superoxide dismutase [Ni] yields the protein MSRTSCYVGIFVVTVFVLIAASLTRSAFAHCEMPCGIYDDPSRIQMLREDAVTINKAMEQIVMLTAEHDHKKVSPQALNQITRWVNVKEDAAQNIQDTISNYFLTQRVQAVDPGQEGYDAYIKKLTTNHAVLVAAMKCKQNVDTKYAVQLLGSVEAMAPYYTTVYPALQHTEMNNQNDSHEDHSHEGHGHEGHSH from the coding sequence ATGTCTCGGACCTCATGTTATGTCGGAATTTTTGTTGTCACAGTTTTTGTACTTATTGCGGCAAGTTTAACTCGATCAGCGTTTGCTCACTGCGAGATGCCATGTGGCATTTATGATGATCCCTCGCGCATTCAAATGTTGCGTGAAGATGCTGTGACAATTAATAAGGCAATGGAGCAAATTGTCATGCTTACGGCAGAACACGACCATAAAAAAGTAAGCCCACAAGCACTCAATCAGATCACAAGATGGGTCAATGTCAAAGAAGATGCTGCGCAGAATATTCAGGATACAATTTCTAATTACTTCTTAACTCAACGTGTGCAAGCTGTAGATCCTGGACAAGAAGGTTACGATGCGTACATCAAGAAATTGACCACAAATCACGCCGTCCTGGTCGCAGCGATGAAGTGTAAGCAAAACGTAGACACGAAATACGCTGTGCAGTTACTTGGATCAGTGGAAGCAATGGCGCCGTATTACACCACCGTCTATCCTGCACTTCAGCATACTGAAATGAATAATCAGAATGACAGTCACGAGGATCATAGCCACGAGGGTCATGGCCACGAAGGTCATAGTCATTAA
- the cls gene encoding cardiolipin synthase, giving the protein MTASIVINGLILLEIVIDLTTILYILGRRNARHNTTLTWILVIIIVPFVGGPIIYFLFGEPWLTRRRTQKQAEILKELHESPLQSVSLIRASHADLSPRFESLSHLAEAVSGYEPQAGNKMRLINDTEELVNSIVQDISQAQHHVHILTYIFLNDESGNTVANALITAAQRGITCRLLVDSLGSRQFLQSDLPQRLRDAGVHVAEALPTNIFRAVAGRFDLRNHRKITVIDGQIAYTGSHNLASASFAIKPKFAPWVDATARIMGPVARDLQKVFIEDWFLDTDESLLEMLEIHPTVHPSSNVIAQILGTGPNSLNDAISQLIITLMHLATDELVLTTPYFVPDQAVIAALCTAARRGVNTILVVPKRNDSRLVSAASRSYYSSLLESGIQIREYTKGLLHAKTISVDKQLALVTSANLDRRSFELNLEISMLVYDTDFASELRFLQQSYIDSSNLINARDWENRAWWRRLAENTAGTVSPLL; this is encoded by the coding sequence ATGACTGCCAGCATCGTAATCAATGGCCTGATTCTTCTTGAGATTGTGATTGATCTGACAACTATTCTGTACATTCTTGGCCGGCGTAATGCTCGGCACAATACCACTCTGACATGGATTCTTGTGATTATTATCGTTCCCTTCGTGGGCGGCCCAATCATTTACTTCCTTTTTGGAGAGCCATGGCTCACACGCAGAAGAACTCAGAAACAAGCAGAAATACTCAAAGAGCTACACGAATCACCTTTACAGTCAGTAAGCCTTATTAGAGCAAGCCATGCTGATCTTTCCCCTCGTTTTGAATCGCTCTCACATCTTGCAGAAGCCGTTTCTGGCTATGAGCCACAAGCTGGCAATAAGATGCGACTTATTAATGATACAGAAGAGCTTGTCAATTCAATCGTACAAGACATAAGTCAGGCCCAACACCATGTACATATTCTGACCTACATTTTTCTGAATGATGAGAGTGGCAATACTGTTGCAAATGCACTCATCACAGCTGCACAGCGAGGCATTACCTGCCGTCTTCTTGTTGATTCATTAGGTAGTCGTCAATTTTTACAGTCAGACCTACCACAACGATTGCGAGATGCAGGCGTTCACGTTGCTGAAGCATTGCCGACCAATATTTTTCGAGCAGTCGCAGGCCGATTTGATCTGCGCAACCACCGAAAAATAACCGTCATCGACGGACAAATTGCTTATACCGGTAGTCATAATTTAGCCAGCGCTTCGTTTGCCATTAAGCCAAAGTTTGCTCCATGGGTTGATGCAACCGCAAGAATCATGGGACCAGTGGCTAGAGATCTCCAAAAAGTATTTATTGAAGACTGGTTTCTGGATACTGATGAGTCTCTACTGGAAATGCTTGAGATTCATCCAACAGTACACCCATCCTCAAATGTGATCGCACAGATATTAGGCACCGGCCCTAATTCACTTAATGACGCTATCTCCCAGCTCATTATTACGCTGATGCACTTAGCCACAGATGAACTTGTACTCACAACGCCTTACTTTGTTCCAGATCAAGCTGTGATTGCAGCACTGTGCACAGCAGCCCGTCGTGGCGTCAATACCATCCTTGTTGTACCGAAGCGAAATGATTCTCGTCTGGTAAGCGCTGCCAGCCGCAGCTATTACTCAAGCCTTCTTGAGTCAGGCATCCAAATTCGTGAATACACCAAAGGACTACTGCATGCTAAAACAATTTCCGTCGACAAACAGCTGGCACTCGTGACTTCCGCTAATCTTGATCGAAGGAGCTTTGAATTGAATCTCGAGATAAGCATGCTTGTCTATGACACAGACTTTGCAAGCGAACTAAGATTCTTGCAGCAGTCTTATATCGATAGCAGCAACTTAATCAACGCCAGAGATTGGGAAAACCGAGCGTGGTGGAGGCGCCTAGCAGAAAATACTGCTGGCACCGTCAGCCCTCTTTTGTAG
- a CDS encoding PhnD/SsuA/transferrin family substrate-binding protein, protein MLFVIMGMLVSCGGASSSAGEGNGKEVKERPRASELIAENNGIEPISLQFGIYTSDQPKAMVEQFRPILDAIQKSMSESLQRPVTISTQVFSTYEDGMGAVVDGIVDFSRFGPASYIIVKDERPEVSLLGVEQNNGGRIFYGVICTHSDSSLETCQDIVGHSFAFGDDKSTIGRYLSQEFLLDCGITASDLSSYEYLHRHDRVGDAVARKEYDAGALKESTFQKMVDSGSPLRELARFPNVTKPWVAKADLDPVIKASLRQALLEMDDEAALKALKKSGFEAGSDEDYDSIRQAINRSGEFFQK, encoded by the coding sequence ATGCTTTTCGTAATCATGGGGATGCTGGTATCATGTGGTGGAGCGTCTTCAAGTGCTGGTGAAGGGAATGGTAAGGAGGTTAAGGAACGCCCGCGGGCTTCTGAATTGATTGCAGAAAATAATGGCATTGAACCCATCTCGTTGCAGTTCGGCATTTATACGTCTGATCAACCCAAAGCAATGGTAGAGCAATTCCGACCTATTCTTGACGCTATTCAAAAGTCCATGTCCGAATCGCTGCAGAGACCAGTGACAATCAGTACCCAAGTGTTCTCTACATATGAAGATGGAATGGGCGCTGTTGTTGATGGCATTGTTGATTTTTCAAGATTTGGTCCGGCTTCTTACATAATCGTGAAAGATGAAAGGCCTGAGGTTTCGTTGCTGGGAGTGGAGCAGAATAACGGTGGGCGTATTTTTTATGGAGTCATCTGTACCCACAGTGACAGCAGCCTTGAGACATGCCAGGACATCGTCGGTCATTCGTTTGCGTTTGGCGATGACAAGTCAACAATTGGTCGTTATCTCTCTCAAGAATTTTTGTTGGACTGTGGTATTACTGCCTCGGATCTATCTTCCTATGAATATCTTCATCGCCATGACCGGGTCGGAGATGCGGTTGCAAGGAAGGAATATGACGCGGGGGCGCTCAAAGAGAGTACCTTTCAGAAGATGGTGGACTCTGGTTCCCCGCTTCGTGAGCTAGCACGTTTTCCGAATGTAACTAAACCTTGGGTTGCTAAAGCTGACTTGGATCCTGTGATTAAGGCGTCGCTTCGTCAGGCACTTCTAGAAATGGATGATGAAGCGGCACTTAAGGCGCTGAAAAAGTCAGGTTTTGAGGCTGGTAGTGATGAAGATTATGACTCTATTCGACAAGCTATTAATCGTAGCGGCGAGTTCTTTCAGAAATAG